In Xyrauchen texanus isolate HMW12.3.18 chromosome 14, RBS_HiC_50CHRs, whole genome shotgun sequence, the following are encoded in one genomic region:
- the LOC127655423 gene encoding T-cell-specific surface glycoprotein CD28-like encodes MGIALHVSQPYRVEGKMGQVKLHCSFSSKFKPLELQVSLYKGLHGQEKICSAYVNLSEPYFRTDGAVHCRGNISSGTVDMIINGLKGEDTDIYRCETEILYPPPYLRMFGNGTIVYIQETPTCPTSFPHSQSQTEERTSVIDDGGPLPLLYAILIITSFSFILQIMKNIWKWRDNGSMTPMVSQKESYRQF; translated from the exons ATGGGAATCG CTCTGCATGTGTCTCAGCCTTATCGTGTAGAAGGGAAAATGGGGCAAGTCAAACTGCACTGCTCCTTTAGTTCAAAGTTTAAGCCACTGGAATTACAGGTATCTCTATATAAGGGCTTGCATGGCCAAGAGAAGATCTGTTCGGCCTATGTCAACCTCTCTGAGCCCTACTTTAGAACAGATGGTGCAGTCCATTGCAGAGGGAATATAAGCTCTGGAACAGTGGATATGATCATCAATGGACTCAAAGGGGAAGACACAGACATCTATCGCTGTGAGACAGAGATTTTGTACCCACCTCCATATCTCAGGATGTTTGGAAATGGCACTATTGTTTACATACAAG AAACCCCAACCTGCCCTACATCATTTCCCCATAGTCAGAGCCAAACCGAAGAGCGGACATCTGTCATCGATGATGGGGGCCCACTTCCTCTGCTATATGCCATTCTAATAATTACTTCCTTCAGCTTTATTCTACAG ATAATGAAGAACATATGGAAATGGAGGGACAATGGGTCCATGACACCGATGGTTTCACAAAAAGAGAGCTATAGACAATTCTAA
- the LOC127655238 gene encoding uncharacterized protein LOC127655238 — MMDRFTLLTLCFTLILQYVCCMTKSFNVSEPLNHTLNEDGSVSVICMFDGEGLEWDAKLKMNKEYICELYPKESQSEYKMCDWDLKDNKFKFTIKNLEARHKDQLYSCEISRINPFPISTKNGAKTKLFPGVNIPLPLPRINCSSTGSTAELKNGNSTDIKINILILGLTVVVLMLSVYSIILTSIYIRLRVTKYESSDTLTYVPMQRKVKRCDLENTEYVDMCKLQKQVGSIRDMNHNSHPIASVRAK; from the exons ATGATGGACAGGTTTACTCTTCTCACCCTCTGCTTTACTTTGATCCTTCAGTATG tttGTTGTATGACGAAATCTTTCAATGTGAGTGAACCTCTAAATCACACGCTGAATGAAGATGGGTCAGTCTCTGTCATATGCATGTTTGATGGAGAAGGTTTGGAATGGGATGCtaagttaaaaatgaacaaagaatATATTTGTGAGCTTTACCCAAAAGAAAGCCAATCCGAATATAAAATGTGTGATTGGGATCTTAAAGACAACAAATTCAAGTTCACCATAAAGAACCTGGAGGCCAGGCACAAAGATCAACTGTATTCATGTGAGATATCCAGAATAAATCCATTTCCAATCAGTACTAAAAATGGAGCGAAAACTAAGCTTTTCCCAG gagtCAATATTCCTTTGCCTCTGCCGAGGATCAATTGTTCAAGCACTGGTTCAACAGCTGAACTGAAGAATGGAAATTCTACAGACATTAAGATTAATATCTTAATATTGGGACTGACTGTGGTGGTGTTAATGCTCTCTGTCTATAGCATTATTCTTACCAGCATCTACATCAGATTGAGG GTTACAAAGTATGAATCATCTGACACATTGACCTATGTGCCAATGCAG AGGAAAGTTAAACGGTGTGATCTAGAAAACACAGAATACGTAGACATGTGTAAGTTGCAGAAACAGGTAGGATCCATCAGAGATATGAACCACAACTCTCATCCGATTGCCTCTGTCAGAGCCAAATAG